The following proteins are co-located in the Bacteroidales bacterium genome:
- a CDS encoding DUF255 domain-containing protein → MRTYFIIFVLAVSSFVASAQSPVKWYSIEEAFELTKKEPRKIMIDVYTDWCGWCKVMDSKTFSNNTIADYINSNFYAVKFNAEQKTDVVLNGKSYKYVASGNRGYNELAAALLNGQLGYPSVVFLDEQTNMIQPVQGYIEAKPFDQIIKFIGGNAYKTTKWEDFQASYVSPIQ, encoded by the coding sequence ATGAGAACATATTTCATCATTTTCGTCCTGGCCGTTTCTTCATTTGTTGCATCCGCACAATCTCCGGTAAAATGGTATTCGATTGAAGAAGCATTTGAACTCACCAAAAAGGAGCCCAGGAAGATAATGATTGATGTATACACCGATTGGTGCGGATGGTGCAAAGTTATGGACAGCAAAACATTCAGCAACAATACAATAGCTGATTACATCAATTCTAATTTTTATGCAGTTAAGTTCAATGCCGAACAAAAGACCGATGTTGTACTTAATGGTAAAAGTTATAAATATGTTGCCAGTGGAAACCGGGGTTATAATGAACTGGCCGCTGCTCTTCTGAACGGTCAGCTCGGTTATCCTTCAGTTGTATTCCTGGATGAACAAACCAATATGATACAGCCAGTTCAGGGGTACATAGAGGCAAAACCCTTCGACCAGATTATTAAATTCATTGGCGGGAATGCTTATAAAACCACTAAGTGGGAGGATTTCCAGGCAAGTTATGTAAGTCCGATTCAATAA
- a CDS encoding DUF4831 family protein — protein sequence MKSFRIVFVTIISAGLVWACATVSNLSVTNMNNGETAQAGSFVYSLPVTVIDVSVQAEEIIINPGPYARFAQKYLGIKDAPMKNEKIFNIRSVSIGNHLEADPDFIYSLSGLENPYSFTQISNLLKDSLILSVPRFSANVNKSYSYPGNQGDVLFKDLSIRRNFEAEKDVDVSTVMPDSGARPQTRITMKEKTVEQKAEEAADFLIKLKKRRFKLVAGQYTYMPNGEAMASALAELSRLEQEYLSLFTGKKTVIPMSRTFYYMPDPGKTSDRPVLFRFSQTEGFLDSRETAGIPVILELEASHKLKEMESFKITSKIQPNTIPYRIPDQARIRLMAGEQLWAEAISPVYQYGVPVSLTVNR from the coding sequence ATGAAAAGTTTTAGGATTGTTTTTGTGACCATAATTTCAGCGGGATTAGTGTGGGCCTGCGCAACTGTAAGCAACCTGTCGGTTACTAATATGAATAACGGAGAAACGGCACAGGCCGGCTCCTTCGTTTACTCCTTACCTGTTACGGTAATCGATGTATCGGTTCAGGCCGAAGAGATCATTATTAATCCCGGACCTTATGCCCGTTTTGCCCAAAAATACCTGGGAATAAAGGATGCTCCCATGAAAAACGAAAAAATATTCAATATCAGGTCCGTATCTATTGGAAATCACCTTGAGGCAGATCCCGATTTCATTTATTCGCTTTCAGGACTTGAAAATCCTTATTCTTTCACACAAATTTCAAATTTGTTAAAGGACAGCCTGATCCTGTCAGTTCCGCGGTTCTCTGCCAATGTTAACAAGTCGTATTCTTACCCGGGAAACCAGGGTGATGTATTATTTAAAGATCTTTCCATCAGGAGAAATTTTGAAGCTGAAAAAGATGTGGATGTGAGTACCGTTATGCCTGATTCAGGCGCCCGGCCTCAGACCCGCATCACAATGAAAGAAAAGACTGTTGAGCAAAAGGCAGAGGAAGCCGCTGATTTTCTGATTAAACTTAAGAAAAGGCGCTTCAAGCTGGTTGCCGGTCAGTATACCTATATGCCTAACGGAGAAGCGATGGCTTCGGCATTGGCTGAACTGTCACGCCTTGAGCAGGAGTATCTTTCGCTTTTCACCGGTAAAAAAACAGTGATTCCAATGAGCCGTACCTTTTATTATATGCCGGACCCGGGAAAAACATCTGACCGTCCGGTCCTGTTCAGGTTTTCACAAACCGAGGGATTCCTCGATTCAAGGGAAACAGCAGGTATTCCGGTTATTCTTGAACTGGAAGCCTCTCATAAACTAAAAGAGATGGAGTCTTTCAAAATAACTTCTAAAATACAACCCAATACGATTCCATACCGGATACCGGATCAGGCCCGTATAAGACTTATGGCAGGAGAACAATTGTGGGCAGAAGCCATTTCGCCTGTGTACCAATACGGAGTGCCCGTTTCACTTACAGTAAATCGTTAG
- a CDS encoding NAD(P)H-hydrate dehydratase has product MITENITWKQELRKVSMKVFSTKEIHEIDSYTIQHEPVSSVDLMERAALGCAEWIINRLKIETPLHIFTGPGNNGGDGWALARILSEKGFGNIVLYPVYITDTLSPDSQVNRERLIKQGKVIIHEIRTREELPVIYPDYVVIDGLFGSGLSRPSEGFACEVIQHINHSDAKIISIDIPSGLFGEDNRNNGSCIIHASHTLSFEFPKRAFFFAENEIYTGKWEIIPLGLHKDIINEKLTPWFYIREEDLRGTIRKRKVFTHKGTQGHALLVAGSYGMMGAAILASRACMRTGTGLVTCHVPRQVYPVIQTAVPESIFSIDDDEMYFSKAPSVGKYSAIGAGPGIGTNKVTIAALADLINSSKPLVLDADALNIVASEFWIGRLPENTIITPHPGEFDRLTGKSQSGFERNEKQIELSVKHRIIIVLKGAYSSVSLPDGRCFYNSTGNPAMATAGAGDVLTGVILSLLAQGYKPEDAAIAGTFLHGLAGDIAVSSMGSETIIASDIVEQLGRVFKLILKDEKF; this is encoded by the coding sequence GGAAATACACGAAATAGACTCATATACCATTCAACATGAGCCGGTGTCTTCAGTTGACCTGATGGAAAGAGCTGCTCTGGGTTGTGCCGAATGGATCATTAATCGTTTAAAAATTGAAACGCCCCTGCACATATTCACCGGTCCGGGCAATAACGGAGGAGATGGATGGGCTCTGGCCCGGATTCTGAGTGAGAAGGGCTTTGGAAACATAGTTCTTTATCCTGTATATATTACTGATACCCTTTCGCCGGATTCACAGGTTAACCGGGAGCGTTTGATAAAACAAGGGAAAGTTATTATTCATGAAATCAGGACCAGGGAAGAATTGCCTGTGATTTATCCGGATTATGTAGTTATAGATGGGCTCTTTGGCTCGGGTTTATCAAGACCTTCCGAAGGATTTGCATGTGAAGTCATTCAACATATTAATCATTCGGATGCCAAAATAATTTCAATTGACATTCCCAGTGGTTTGTTTGGAGAAGATAACCGAAATAACGGCTCATGCATAATTCATGCAAGCCATACGCTATCTTTTGAATTTCCTAAAAGAGCTTTTTTCTTTGCTGAAAATGAAATTTACACTGGCAAATGGGAAATTATACCACTGGGACTTCATAAGGATATCATCAATGAAAAGTTAACACCCTGGTTTTATATCCGGGAAGAGGATTTAAGGGGAACCATACGAAAACGAAAAGTATTTACTCATAAAGGAACCCAGGGACATGCACTGCTTGTGGCCGGTTCATATGGGATGATGGGTGCTGCCATTCTTGCATCCAGGGCCTGTATGAGAACCGGTACAGGACTGGTCACCTGTCATGTTCCGAGGCAAGTTTATCCTGTTATTCAGACAGCAGTGCCGGAATCCATCTTCAGTATAGATGACGATGAAATGTACTTCAGCAAGGCTCCGTCGGTTGGAAAGTATTCTGCGATCGGAGCCGGACCAGGCATCGGAACAAATAAGGTTACTATTGCCGCCCTGGCGGATCTTATAAACAGCTCAAAACCACTGGTTCTTGATGCCGATGCACTCAATATTGTGGCATCGGAATTCTGGATTGGCCGTCTGCCCGAAAATACAATTATTACTCCTCATCCGGGTGAATTTGACCGGTTGACAGGTAAATCACAAAGCGGATTTGAAAGGAATGAAAAACAAATTGAACTTTCGGTAAAACATAGAATTATTATTGTTTTAAAAGGTGCCTATTCATCAGTATCTTTGCCTGACGGCAGGTGTTTTTATAATAGTACCGGAAATCCTGCCATGGCAACAGCAGGTGCCGGTGATGTACTAACCGGTGTAATTCTGTCGTTATTAGCTCAGGGCTACAAACCTGAAGATGCTGCCATTGCAGGAACATTTTTACATGGTTTGGCCGGTGATATTGCGGTTTCATCCATGGGAAGTGAAACCATAATTGCATCGGATATTGTTGAACAACTTGGCCGTGTATTTAAATTAATATTGAAAGATGAAAAGTTTTAG